A region of the Cytobacillus luteolus genome:
TTCTCTTTCATTATTTTTCATTTTTAAATAGTTGGACTTTTTCAGCAGTCTCAACTCATCCCTGTGTTTTTCTCTTGTGTACCATTTAAGTCGGTTTCAAGTTCCCATGATTTAATGTGGTTTATTAGCCTCATAATATTAGAAATCCTCCATGAAGAGGCTTGCCTGAGTAGCAAGCCTTTTTATTTATCAAATTTCCCTTGACCTTAAAGTAACTTTAAGGTGTAACATTGAATGTAAAGGGGTGTGATGGTTTGAGTAAGTTCATGTCAATACAGACTTTCTCTGAAAGAACTGGTATTTCCAAAAGTACATTAAGATATTATGAGTCAACAAATTTACTTCGTCCAGCAGGTAGAAACACTAGCGGGTATCGAGTTTATTGTGAGACCCAAGTTGCAACCATTAAGTTAATCTCCAGTTTACGTTTAGCTAATGTACCGATTAAAGATATTCAAGCCTATTTAAAGGTAGACGATGATAAAACCCGACAAAAAATGATGGATAATTGGATTCAAATTATAAAGGAAAAGCTAGATATCTTGAATGTGAGTTTACGTTATTTAGAGAGTGATTCTACACATGAACAAATTTATTTGATAGAAAAAAACGCGGAAACTATTATTTGGTTTTCTGCTGAATCGAATGTAGGGCAATTCAAAGAACATTTTAGTAAGAGAATGAAAGAACTCGAGATATTAAATATTCCTATAAAAAGTTGTTATTTAAAATATTTATCAGGAACAGAATTGATTAAAGCACAAATTGGCTTTGGTCTACCATCTGACATACAAACAAACGAGCTCTCTGAAATTGCATTCATAGAACATATGGCTTCTTGTGTATGTATAGCAATGTCTTTTAATGAACCAATCACAAAAATACAAGAAGGCTATCGCAAATTAGTAAACTATGCAAGCGAAAACAAATGGGTTCCAACAGGTTCTATACTAGAATGGTATCGTGGTGAGGACTTTACAGATCTCGATTTAGTAATGCCTGTCACTCAAATCGGAATAAGGGGGAAATCGTGAATGTATAAAAATGAAGAGTTAATTGTAAGAATAGTAGATTTGAGAGGAAGCTATTATCAGTTTGGCTTAGAACAAGGTAAAGAATTAATGTCATTACCGATCTTAGAACAAATAGACGAACTAAGGCAACTTACTACTAATTCAAATGTAAAAATGGCGAAGGAAATAGTAAAGAATGTTTCACCGAATCTTTTTCAAGAACTAAGAGGCTTGGCAGAAGGATTTCAAATGGAATTAGATACGATCATTAAACTATTTAGTGGATATGATGTAGTGTTTCCGGAAATGGGGTGTACTACGTTGGTAAACGATGGCTTTTACGTGCGCAATTATGAATTTAGCCCAGAAATGTACGATGCAAGACTTGTATTTACCAACCCTACAGGTGGCTATGCGAGTGTAGGGTTTAGTCAGCAAGTAATTGGAAGACTTGATGGAATGAATGAAAAAGGGCTGGTAGTAGGATTACATTTTGTAAATAACGAACACAGGAAAGAGGGGTTTATTGCAACGACAATTGTTAGGATGCTACTTGAACAGTGCGCAAATGTTGAAGACGCAATAACCTTCATCACCAATATCCCCCATGGCTATTGCTATAATTACTCCATCACAGACCAAAGTGGAAAAAGTATAATAGTAGAGGCTTCCCCACAACAACAGGTTATAAACTTCACCAATCAGCTAATATGTACGAATCACTTTGAATCAGAAGTATTGAAAGAGAAAAATAGAGTAGAGGTACTAAGCTCAGTAAAACGTAAGGAGTATGCAAGTTCCTTATTAACAGAGAATCTATCCCCTATGGCAGCATATCATCATTTTAATGAAGGAAGTTCCCCGTTATTTTTTAAGTACTATAAAGAGTACTTTGGTACATTGCATACTGTTGTTTATTCTCCAAAAGAATTAAGTATGATAATTGGAGTTGGTGAGAATTGTGAACCGATGATGTTTTCTCTTAAAGCATATATGGAGGGGGCATTGATTCTCCCTGAGAATGTTAAGGGGATAATTACTCATGAAATATGAAACAAGGGTCCTCATGTTTCTTTCGTTTCGCTAAACGAAGCAAACACTAGGACTGTCCCCATATGTATTCTATACTTTTCCTGAATGTGGAAATCTCTCATCTGAAACTTTTCCATAAATTATTCGTAATAGATATATAGGTTTAATCGAAGGAGTGGTAGTATGGGCAATATTTATTTATTTTCACTTATCGTGGGATTAGCCTCTGCTCTTGTGCTGATTCCGTTTTCTAGTAACAACACGAAAGAGAAAGAGGGAAAGAAGTCCAAAACGGGAGCGCTGCTCTCTGGAATCGTTCTTATCGTTATTACAATCTTTTCTTTCTATTATTTAACGAACCTTGACCGAAACTTCTCGTCCTTATGGTTTTTAGCCATCCTAGTTACCCTTTCAGGGACAATCTTTGCCTCTGGAAAGGAACGAATGGTCAAAGGCGTATTATTTCTAGGAAGTTTAGTTGTTGGAGTGATGTTCTTATCAGCATTCCTTTTTAATGCGGATGAAAAATATGAAGTTGCCAACATGGCTTCGAAGACAGAAATTGAAACATTTGATGAAAAAGAGACGCCAGCAAGTGTCCCGCCAAAATTTGCTCGAAATAAGATGAAAAAGTCGTTTGGACAGGTTCCAGACACGAGCTATTACGAACTAGGAAACTTGCAAATCCAAAAAGTCAACGGAAACTATGTCTACATCGCACCTGTAGAATTTTCAGGATTTTTCAAATGGCTGAATGGGGGTACAACACCGGGTTATTTTACGATTAGTGCAACCAACTCTAGTGATAATCCGAAATTTATAAAGGCAGAAATGGAGTACACACCCTCGTCTTATTTTCATAAGAATCTTGAACGACAGATTAGGATGGATTATCCGAACCATATTTTCTACGGCGATGTTCAATTAGAAATTGATGATGAGGGCAAGCCTTATTATATTCAATCCTATGGACAATTTATTTCGGCTCGTAATGGTTTTGACGTCTTGGGGGTAATTATGGTAGATCCTAAGACGGGGGAAACAAAGGATTATCCTTTAAAAGAGATCCCGGAATTCATTGATGGTGCAGTGTCTCCAGAGGTTGTCAGTTTACAAAATAGTTACTTTGGTAATTATGTTCATGGATTTTGGAATAGCATATTTGGCAAAAAAGATGTAAGATTGCCGTCTGATGAAGGAACAGAAGCAAATGTGAGTCCTATTTTTGATGAAAATGGGGATATGTATTATTTCACTGATTTCACAAGTCCAAAAGAGGGCGTAGATTCCATGCTCGGCTATTCTCTTACGAATTCAAGAACAGGTGAAGCAACTTTCTACACCGGTAATCTGGAAGCATCCTATATGGATTCACAAGGTGCTTTGCAAATCATTGAAAAGAAATTTATTGAAAAGAAGTGGAATGGGGAAATGCCTGTCCTTTATAACTTTTATGGTGAAGCAAGCTGGCTAACTCCAGTACTTGATTCAAACGGTTTCCTTCAAAATTATTTCATTGTTTCCGCTGCGAACCCAGAAATTTCTGTGTACGCAAATACACCAAATGAAGCATTGAAGCACTACAAAACAGCCTTGCAAAGAGGTGGAGGTACCGTTGATGGAACTTCAAAAGCTGAGGAAAAACAAGTAAGTGGAATCGTTATTAGAGTATACAAGGAAAAAGTAGGCGATTTTACAAGTATCACCTTCTTATTGGACAACAAGAAAAGCTATGTCGTTTCATCTGAAAATAGCCCTCTCGCAATTTATTTACAAGAAGGCGATAAGGTGAAGGTGAACTATTTAGACACAGGCGAAGTATTTATGCCGGTTAAAGAGATGGTGATTGAAGGGCTGGAATAAGGGTCCTCATGAACATACTTCGATTTCTTAAAAATAAGGAGTGTTTGCAAAAACATACGGAAGTTCAGAAAATATCGTCATTCAATCGTTAAAAAGAGAACAGCGGGTGTTGTTCTCTTTTTTGTTGTGAGAAACAAAGGAGAAACCTAGGGGCTCTCATGTTTCTAGAATTTCAAACCGTCCCCGTTTACCATATGCTATACTCATAGAAAAATGGTTTTTAAGGAGGTAGTCGATTTGAGTATTCGTTTTGAAGTGAAAAGAACTTTCCAGGTGTCCCAAGAACAAGCTTACATGGCCTTACTTGATCTTGATTCTGCCAAACACTGGATGAAAGGGTTTGTGGGAATCGAGCGATTGGATGAGGGTCCGATACAGGTGGGGAGTCAGTGGAAGGAAACAAGAAAAATGTTTGGAAAAGAGGCTTCTGAACATTTTGAGATTATCGAACTCCATGAACCAGATAAAATTGTAATACGCGTTGATGGCACGAAAGGAACAACCGGTAAAGGAGAATACTTGTTTACATATCGTATTACATCTACAGGAAATACTTCGGAAGTTACATTACAAGGTGAGATAAAGGGCCTTACCGGCTTTACGAAATTATTTGGGAAATTGATAGCTGGTACTTTTAAAAAAGCCTGCGCAAAAGATTTGGATGCTTTAAAAAGCTATTTAGAGAAGTGATAACTTAATAGGTAAGTGTTAATCTAATCTAGTTATAAGTAACTGAGTAAAGGAGTATGTATGAAGACAATTATTGATAAATTAAATCTAAAAAAATATAAGAATGTGGCTGTGCTTAATCAACCAAGTGATTATGATATTTTTAATGGATATAAGAATGTATTAACACAAGACCATGATGCTATTTTTATTTTTGCCGAAACGATTGATGAAATGGTAAATCTGACTCAATTAATTATTAGTGAAGAAAAGTTGCTAGAAAATGGCTACCTATTTATTGCTTATCCGAAAAAAGGGAATAAGCGATACGATACATTCATACATAGAGATGATATATTTCCTGCAATGAAAGTAACCGAAGATGGATATGTAGGAAATAGCGATGTGAAATTTTCACGGATGGTTAGTATGGATGATACATATACTGTTGTAGGATTAAAGCGTGAAAAGAAGAAAGATAAAAAGTCATCTGCCGCGAGTCAATGTGTAGCTGATTACGAGGACAATGTTCAAGATTTAGAAAAGCTATTAACAGATCATCCAAATGAGCTAAAGTTTTATCAGGAACTTACTCCAGGCTACCAAAAGGATTGGGCGCGTTATATTTTTTCTGCTAAGCAACAGACTACACGTGATAAACGCCAAGCACAAATGGTAGATATCTTATCACAGGGTATTAAATCTATTGATTTGTATCGTCAAGTGAAGAAATAATATCATAATTTATAGGAAACATGGGGAAGAATCCTCATGTTTTTTCGTTTTGATAATGAAGTAAACATGAGGATTTTATCCTGTGTATTCGAGCAACAATTTTTCCTAACATCAACTTAATCAAACGTTTGATGAATCGACTTCAGCTCAAATACGCCAACGGGTTGAAAAAAACAAATAAACGTTTGTTTGAGTTACAATCATAAAAAAAATAGCCACCTTAAAACACGAGAACTATCAGAGACCACTGAAAAAGTAGTCATTTAAAAAAGTTGGACTTTTTCAGCGTGTTTTCTCGCAATTGTTCCAAGCTTGATAGAGGGAAAAGAAGGTGATTAATAGAATAAGTATAAGAAGTAGAATAGTACGATATACAAAAATATAAGTGGCAAGAGGAAGGGGTACATATGAGTAAAATCATTTTATCTACAGAAAGTGGAGCTGATTTACCAAAGGATTTAGCAGAAAAACATCGAGTTCAAGTAGTTCCTATGCACATTATTATGAATGGGGAGGACCATTTAGACGGTGTGTTACCGGTAACGGATATTTATGACTACCATACTCACACAAAACAAATTCCCTCTACAACAGCCACGAACATTCATGAGTAC
Encoded here:
- a CDS encoding MerR family transcriptional regulator, which produces MSKFMSIQTFSERTGISKSTLRYYESTNLLRPAGRNTSGYRVYCETQVATIKLISSLRLANVPIKDIQAYLKVDDDKTRQKMMDNWIQIIKEKLDILNVSLRYLESDSTHEQIYLIEKNAETIIWFSAESNVGQFKEHFSKRMKELEILNIPIKSCYLKYLSGTELIKAQIGFGLPSDIQTNELSEIAFIEHMASCVCIAMSFNEPITKIQEGYRKLVNYASENKWVPTGSILEWYRGEDFTDLDLVMPVTQIGIRGKS
- a CDS encoding C45 family autoproteolytic acyltransferase/hydolase; translation: MYKNEELIVRIVDLRGSYYQFGLEQGKELMSLPILEQIDELRQLTTNSNVKMAKEIVKNVSPNLFQELRGLAEGFQMELDTIIKLFSGYDVVFPEMGCTTLVNDGFYVRNYEFSPEMYDARLVFTNPTGGYASVGFSQQVIGRLDGMNEKGLVVGLHFVNNEHRKEGFIATTIVRMLLEQCANVEDAITFITNIPHGYCYNYSITDQSGKSIIVEASPQQQVINFTNQLICTNHFESEVLKEKNRVEVLSSVKRKEYASSLLTENLSPMAAYHHFNEGSSPLFFKYYKEYFGTLHTVVYSPKELSMIIGVGENCEPMMFSLKAYMEGALILPENVKGIITHEI
- a CDS encoding SRPBCC family protein, whose protein sequence is MSIRFEVKRTFQVSQEQAYMALLDLDSAKHWMKGFVGIERLDEGPIQVGSQWKETRKMFGKEASEHFEIIELHEPDKIVIRVDGTKGTTGKGEYLFTYRITSTGNTSEVTLQGEIKGLTGFTKLFGKLIAGTFKKACAKDLDALKSYLEK
- a CDS encoding YdeI/OmpD-associated family protein — translated: MKTIIDKLNLKKYKNVAVLNQPSDYDIFNGYKNVLTQDHDAIFIFAETIDEMVNLTQLIISEEKLLENGYLFIAYPKKGNKRYDTFIHRDDIFPAMKVTEDGYVGNSDVKFSRMVSMDDTYTVVGLKREKKKDKKSSAASQCVADYEDNVQDLEKLLTDHPNELKFYQELTPGYQKDWARYIFSAKQQTTRDKRQAQMVDILSQGIKSIDLYRQVKK